In Ctenopharyngodon idella isolate HZGC_01 chromosome 2, HZGC01, whole genome shotgun sequence, the following are encoded in one genomic region:
- the LOC127497008 gene encoding prolyl 4-hydroxylase subunit alpha-2-like isoform X3, giving the protein MAVKELTVFMVCFWIVYSAAGHEFFSSTDCFIDQIAQLYGKTKDFLKVFSQCIDADNVETMKSVLLNLLLSYSDSENPEEAMRNPVAAYRLLRQMRNDLIFIEKHIKPNLYQCEEYQDELDAKLLEIPQLEDVDGAASGLIRLQEIYKLHPEDITKETSLNADEAYHVGLVAYDEGKFQHAFLWFLDSLDRLTEYSTTTEEELLHYLSSSAYHFGSLPVAIYFGQQLLNLVINIFAPDPSNDEVRVQLNWLLHLQSNPDIFTLNTESSNYEALCRGEVDERTSKRQRALSCRYSTGGGNPRLMYAPVKEEVEWDEPRIIRYHDIISDREIEILKNISRPQLSRSQIGKGTVSDFRTSQSVFLKEDYTVARINQRIADITGLSIESSEYLHVWSQFRITGLVADMNHIMMHGIMRMKGLLHS; this is encoded by the exons ATGGCCGTAAAGGAACTGACAGTATTTATGGTGTGTTTTTGGATCGTCTACTCTGCTGCTGGGCATGAATTCTTCTCATCAACAG ATTGTTTTATAGATCAAATTGCACAGCTATATGGGAAGACGAAAGATTTTCTGaaggtcttcagtcagtgcatTGATGCTGACAATGTAGAGACAATGAAGAG TGTTCTTCTGAATCTTCTGCTTTCATACTCTGACTCTGAGAACCCTGAGGAAGCCATGAGAAACCCTGTGGCAGCTTACAGACTCCTCAGACAAATGAGAAATGATTTgatatttattgaaaaacacATTAAGCCGAATCTTTATCAGTGTGAAGAGTATCAGGATGAGTTGGATGCAAAACTTCTAGAGATCCCACAGCTGGAGGACGTGGATGGTGCAGCTTCTGGACTGATCAGACTGCAAGAGATCTACAAACTCCACCCAGAAGACATCACAAAGG AAACATCTCTAAATGCAGATGAAGCCTACCATGTGGGGTTGGTCGCTTATGATGAGGGAAAATTCCAGCATGCCTTTCTCTGGTTTCTGGACAGTCTGGACAGATTAACAGAATACTCAACCACTACTGAGGAAGAGTTGCTCCATTACCTTAGTTCCTCAGCCTATCATTTTGGCAGCCTACCTGTGGCAATCTACTTCGGCCAGCAGCTTCTAAATCTGG TCATAAACATCTTTGCCCCAGATCCAAGTAATGATGAAGTCAGAGTTCAGCTAAACTGGCTCCTTCACTTACAGAGCAACCCTGACATATTTACACTGAACACAGAGTCAAGTAACTATGAGGCACTGTGCAGAGGAGAGGTTGACGAGAGG ACCTCCAAGAGGCAGAGGGCGCTGTCCTGTAGGTACAGCACAGGTGGAGGAAACCCCAGACTGATGTACGCACCAGTGAAAGAGGAAGTGGAGTGGGACGAGCCTCGAATCATCAGATATCATGACATTATatcagacagagagatagagatCCTGAAAAATATCTCCAGACCTCAA CTTTCTAGGTCTCAGATCGGAAAGGGCACAGTCTCAGACTTCCGTACTTCTCAAAG tgtttttctAAAAGAGGATTACACTGTTGCTCGCATCAATCAGAGGATTGCAGACATCACAGGACTCTCCATAGAATCATCTGAATATCTACATGTATGGTCACA GTTCAGAATTACGGGATTGGTGGCAGATATGAACCACATTATGATGCATGG GATAATGAGAATGAAAGGATTGCTACATTCTTAA
- the LOC127497008 gene encoding prolyl 4-hydroxylase subunit alpha-1-like isoform X2: MAVKELTVFMVCFWIVYSAAGHEFFSSTDQIAQLYGKTKDFLKVFSQCIDADNVETMKSVLLNLLLSYSDSENPEEAMRNPVAAYRLLRQMRNDLIFIEKHIKPNLYQCEEYQDELDAKLLEIPQLEDVDGAASGLIRLQEIYKLHPEDITKETSLNADEAYHVGLVAYDEGKFQHAFLWFLDSLDRLTEYSTTTEEELLHYLSSSAYHFGSLPVAIYFGQQLLNLDPSNDEVRVQLNWLLHLQSNPDIFTLNTESSNYEALCRGEVDERTSKRQRALSCRYSTGGGNPRLMYAPVKEEVEWDEPRIIRYHDIISDREIEILKNISRPQLSRSQIGKGTVSDFRTSQSVFLKEDYTVARINQRIADITGLSIESSEYLHVQNYGIGGRYEPHYDAWDNENERIATFLIYMSDVEIGGTTVFPKVGVALQPEKGSAVFWYNLHKSGTVDLKTEHAGCPVLMGNKWVANKWIHEYGQVFRRPCSLSDRE; the protein is encoded by the exons ATGGCCGTAAAGGAACTGACAGTATTTATGGTGTGTTTTTGGATCGTCTACTCTGCTGCTGGGCATGAATTCTTCTCATCAACAG ATCAAATTGCACAGCTATATGGGAAGACGAAAGATTTTCTGaaggtcttcagtcagtgcatTGATGCTGACAATGTAGAGACAATGAAGAG TGTTCTTCTGAATCTTCTGCTTTCATACTCTGACTCTGAGAACCCTGAGGAAGCCATGAGAAACCCTGTGGCAGCTTACAGACTCCTCAGACAAATGAGAAATGATTTgatatttattgaaaaacacATTAAGCCGAATCTTTATCAGTGTGAAGAGTATCAGGATGAGTTGGATGCAAAACTTCTAGAGATCCCACAGCTGGAGGACGTGGATGGTGCAGCTTCTGGACTGATCAGACTGCAAGAGATCTACAAACTCCACCCAGAAGACATCACAAAGG AAACATCTCTAAATGCAGATGAAGCCTACCATGTGGGGTTGGTCGCTTATGATGAGGGAAAATTCCAGCATGCCTTTCTCTGGTTTCTGGACAGTCTGGACAGATTAACAGAATACTCAACCACTACTGAGGAAGAGTTGCTCCATTACCTTAGTTCCTCAGCCTATCATTTTGGCAGCCTACCTGTGGCAATCTACTTCGGCCAGCAGCTTCTAAATCTGG ATCCAAGTAATGATGAAGTCAGAGTTCAGCTAAACTGGCTCCTTCACTTACAGAGCAACCCTGACATATTTACACTGAACACAGAGTCAAGTAACTATGAGGCACTGTGCAGAGGAGAGGTTGACGAGAGG ACCTCCAAGAGGCAGAGGGCGCTGTCCTGTAGGTACAGCACAGGTGGAGGAAACCCCAGACTGATGTACGCACCAGTGAAAGAGGAAGTGGAGTGGGACGAGCCTCGAATCATCAGATATCATGACATTATatcagacagagagatagagatCCTGAAAAATATCTCCAGACCTCAA CTTTCTAGGTCTCAGATCGGAAAGGGCACAGTCTCAGACTTCCGTACTTCTCAAAG tgtttttctAAAAGAGGATTACACTGTTGCTCGCATCAATCAGAGGATTGCAGACATCACAGGACTCTCCATAGAATCATCTGAATATCTACAT GTTCAGAATTACGGGATTGGTGGCAGATATGAACCACATTATGATGCATGG GATAATGAGAATGAAAGGATTGCTACATTCTTAATTTAT ATGAGTGATGTGGAAATAGGGGGCACCACTGTGTTTCCTAAAGTTGGAGTTGCATTGCAGCCAGAAAAG GGTTCAGCCGTGTTTTGGTACAACCTTCACAAGAGTGGTACAGTGGATTTAAAAACGGAGCATGCTGGATGCCCTGTGTTAATGGGTAATAAATGGG tgGCTAATAAATGGATCCATGAGTATGGACAGGTGTTCAGGAGACCCTGTTCTTTGTCAGACAGAGAGTGA
- the LOC127497008 gene encoding prolyl 4-hydroxylase subunit alpha-1-like isoform X1 produces MAVKELTVFMVCFWIVYSAAGHEFFSSTDQIAQLYGKTKDFLKVFSQCIDADNVETMKSVLLNLLLSYSDSENPEEAMRNPVAAYRLLRQMRNDLIFIEKHIKPNLYQCEEYQDELDAKLLEIPQLEDVDGAASGLIRLQEIYKLHPEDITKETSLNADEAYHVGLVAYDEGKFQHAFLWFLDSLDRLTEYSTTTEEELLHYLSSSAYHFGSLPVAIYFGQQLLNLVINIFAPDPSNDEVRVQLNWLLHLQSNPDIFTLNTESSNYEALCRGEVDERTSKRQRALSCRYSTGGGNPRLMYAPVKEEVEWDEPRIIRYHDIISDREIEILKNISRPQLSRSQIGKGTVSDFRTSQSVFLKEDYTVARINQRIADITGLSIESSEYLHVQNYGIGGRYEPHYDAWDNENERIATFLIYMSDVEIGGTTVFPKVGVALQPEKGSAVFWYNLHKSGTVDLKTEHAGCPVLMGNKWVANKWIHEYGQVFRRPCSLSDRE; encoded by the exons ATGGCCGTAAAGGAACTGACAGTATTTATGGTGTGTTTTTGGATCGTCTACTCTGCTGCTGGGCATGAATTCTTCTCATCAACAG ATCAAATTGCACAGCTATATGGGAAGACGAAAGATTTTCTGaaggtcttcagtcagtgcatTGATGCTGACAATGTAGAGACAATGAAGAG TGTTCTTCTGAATCTTCTGCTTTCATACTCTGACTCTGAGAACCCTGAGGAAGCCATGAGAAACCCTGTGGCAGCTTACAGACTCCTCAGACAAATGAGAAATGATTTgatatttattgaaaaacacATTAAGCCGAATCTTTATCAGTGTGAAGAGTATCAGGATGAGTTGGATGCAAAACTTCTAGAGATCCCACAGCTGGAGGACGTGGATGGTGCAGCTTCTGGACTGATCAGACTGCAAGAGATCTACAAACTCCACCCAGAAGACATCACAAAGG AAACATCTCTAAATGCAGATGAAGCCTACCATGTGGGGTTGGTCGCTTATGATGAGGGAAAATTCCAGCATGCCTTTCTCTGGTTTCTGGACAGTCTGGACAGATTAACAGAATACTCAACCACTACTGAGGAAGAGTTGCTCCATTACCTTAGTTCCTCAGCCTATCATTTTGGCAGCCTACCTGTGGCAATCTACTTCGGCCAGCAGCTTCTAAATCTGG TCATAAACATCTTTGCCCCAGATCCAAGTAATGATGAAGTCAGAGTTCAGCTAAACTGGCTCCTTCACTTACAGAGCAACCCTGACATATTTACACTGAACACAGAGTCAAGTAACTATGAGGCACTGTGCAGAGGAGAGGTTGACGAGAGG ACCTCCAAGAGGCAGAGGGCGCTGTCCTGTAGGTACAGCACAGGTGGAGGAAACCCCAGACTGATGTACGCACCAGTGAAAGAGGAAGTGGAGTGGGACGAGCCTCGAATCATCAGATATCATGACATTATatcagacagagagatagagatCCTGAAAAATATCTCCAGACCTCAA CTTTCTAGGTCTCAGATCGGAAAGGGCACAGTCTCAGACTTCCGTACTTCTCAAAG tgtttttctAAAAGAGGATTACACTGTTGCTCGCATCAATCAGAGGATTGCAGACATCACAGGACTCTCCATAGAATCATCTGAATATCTACAT GTTCAGAATTACGGGATTGGTGGCAGATATGAACCACATTATGATGCATGG GATAATGAGAATGAAAGGATTGCTACATTCTTAATTTAT ATGAGTGATGTGGAAATAGGGGGCACCACTGTGTTTCCTAAAGTTGGAGTTGCATTGCAGCCAGAAAAG GGTTCAGCCGTGTTTTGGTACAACCTTCACAAGAGTGGTACAGTGGATTTAAAAACGGAGCATGCTGGATGCCCTGTGTTAATGGGTAATAAATGGG tgGCTAATAAATGGATCCATGAGTATGGACAGGTGTTCAGGAGACCCTGTTCTTTGTCAGACAGAGAGTGA
- the LOC127497008 gene encoding prolyl 4-hydroxylase subunit alpha-1-like isoform X4 codes for MVTVQNYGIGGRYEPHYDAWDNENERIATFLIYMSDVEIGGTTVFPKVGVALQPEKGSAVFWYNLHKSGTVDLKTEHAGCPVLMGNKWVANKWIHEYGQVFRRPCSLSDRE; via the exons ATGGTCACA GTTCAGAATTACGGGATTGGTGGCAGATATGAACCACATTATGATGCATGG GATAATGAGAATGAAAGGATTGCTACATTCTTAATTTAT ATGAGTGATGTGGAAATAGGGGGCACCACTGTGTTTCCTAAAGTTGGAGTTGCATTGCAGCCAGAAAAG GGTTCAGCCGTGTTTTGGTACAACCTTCACAAGAGTGGTACAGTGGATTTAAAAACGGAGCATGCTGGATGCCCTGTGTTAATGGGTAATAAATGGG tgGCTAATAAATGGATCCATGAGTATGGACAGGTGTTCAGGAGACCCTGTTCTTTGTCAGACAGAGAGTGA